The DNA window CGCGGCCAGCGTGCGCTCGGCGATAGCCAGACCGACGGCATTCGCCAGCCCCTGTCCCAGCGGCCCGGTGGTGGTTTCAACACCTGGGGTATAGCCAATTTCCGGATGGCCTGGGGTTTTTGAGTGCAGTTGACGGAAGTTTTTCAACTCCGCAATGGGTAAGTCATAGCCCGTCAGATGCAACAGGCTGTAAAGCAGCATCGAAGCATGGCCGTTAGACAAAATAAAGCGGTCACGGTCGTACCACTGCGGGTTTTCGGGGTTGTGCTTGAGAAAATCATTCCACAGCACCTCGGCGATATCCGCCATACCCATTGGGGCGCCGGGATGGCCGGAATTGGCTTTCTGAACAGCATCCATACTCAGGGCGCGAATCGCGTTGGCAAGTTCTCTTCGGGACATAATGTGCTCCTGAAACAATACGTTGCGTGAGTTTTTATTGGCTTAGGATAGAGAGGGTGATGAGTTGCATAACTAAAAAGCATAGCAGATGGGGCTATCATTGCTTCCTAATCTAAGTTACATAAACATTATAAATCGATAACAAATATAACTTTGTTTTGGCGAGAGTTTGGCGGTGTTCAAAGTTTACGAAGCCGTCAGGCGAGATACTAGGTGGCCCTTTAGGGTGAACACCCGATACGCCATTACGCTTCACCCCTACGATCGATATGTGAAAGGAAAGATAAAATGGATGAGCAGTTAAAACAAAGCGCCCTCGACTTCCATGAATTCCCTGTTCCCGGAAAAATCCAGGTTTCCCCGACTAAACCGCTCGCGACTCAGCGTGACCTGGCTCTGGCCTACTCGCCGGGCGTTGCCGCCCCGTGTCTGGAAATCGAAAAAGATCCGCTGGCGGCCTACAAATATACCGCGCGTGGCAACCTTGTTGCGGTGGTCTCTAACGGCACGGCGGTTCTGGGACTTGGCCATATCGGCGCGCTGGCCGGTAAGCCGGTGATGGAAGGGAAAGGCGTTCTGTTTAAAAAATTCGCTGGTATCGATGTGTTTGATATTGAAGTCGATGAACTGGACCCGGACAAATTTATCAACGTCGTCGCGGCGCTGGAGCCGACTTTCGGCGGTATCAACCTGGAGGATATTAAAGCGCCGGAGTGCTTCTACATTGAGCAGAAGCTGCGCGAGCGCATGAATATTCCGGTCTTCCATGACGATCAGCACGGTACGGCGATTATCAGTACGGCGGCGATTCTTAACGGTCTTCGGGTGGTGGAAAAAAACATCTCCGATGTACGGATGGTGGTTTCCGGTGCAGGCGCGGCGGCGATCGCCTGTATGAACCTGTTGGTAGCGCTGGGGATGCAGAAGCACAACATCGTGGTGTGCGACTCGAAAGGGGTTATCTACAAAGGCCGTGAGCCGAACATGGCGGAAACCAAAGCGGCTTACGCGGTGGAAGACAGCGGTAAACGCACGCTGGATGACGTGATTGAGGAGGCGGATATTTTCCTTGGCTGTTCGGGCCCGAAAGTACTGACCCAGGAGATGGTCAAGAAAATGGCTCGCGCGCCAATGATTCTGGCGCTGGCTAATCCGGAGCCGGAAATTCTGCCACCGCTGGCGAAAGAGGTGCGCTCCGACGCCATTATCTGCACCGGTCGCTCCGACTATCCAAACCAGGTTAACAACGTACTCTGCTTCCCGTTCATCTTCCGCGGGGCGTTGGACGTCGGCGCAACGGCGATTAACGAAGAGATGAAGCTGGCGGCGGTAAATGCGATTGCTGAGTTGGCTCACGCCGAGCAGAGCGAAGTTGTAGCTTCAGCCTACGGCGATCAGGATTTGAGCTTCGGTGCGGAATACATCATTCCGAAACCGTTCGACCCGCGCCTGATCGTTAAGATCGCTCCCGCGGTGGCGAAAGCAGCGATGGACTCAGGCGTAGCCACGCGTCCGATTGCCGATTTTGATGCCTACGTCGAGAAACTGAGCGAGTTCGTCTACAAAACCAACCTGTTTATGAAGCCGATTTTCTCGCAGGCGCGTAAAGAGCCGAAGCGCATCGTGCTGGCGGAAGGTGAAGATAACCGCGTGCTGCACGCGACGCAGGAGCTTGTGACGCTGGGGCTGGCAAAGCCAATTCTGATTGGTCGTCCGAGCGTTATTGAGATGCGCGTTCAGAAGCTGGGCCTGCAGATTAAACCGGGTGTCGATTTTGAAATCGTCAACAACGAGTCCGATCCGCGTTTTAAAGAGTATTGGCAGGAATACTACGGCCTGATGAAACGCAACGGTATTACGCAAGAACAGGCGCAGCGTGAGATGATCAGCAACACCACCGCCATCGGCGCAATCATGGTACAGCGTGGAGAAGCGGACGGAATGATTTGTGGCACCATTGGTGATTACCACGAGCATTTCCACGTCATTAAGCCGTTGTTTGGCTACCGTGATGGCGTCCATACCGCCGGAGCGATGAACGCGCTGTTGTTGCCGAGCGGCAACACTTTTATCGCCGATACCTATGTTAACCACGACCCGTCACCAGAGCAGATTGCTGAAATTGCGCTGATGGCGGCAGAGAGCGTACGTCGTTTTGGTATCGAACCGCGGGTGGCGCTGTTGTCGCACTCGAACTTCGGTTCGTCGGATTGCCCTTCCGCCAGCAAAATGCGCCAGGCGCTGGAACTGGTGAAAGCGCGTGCGCCGGATTTGATGATCGATGGTGAAATGCACGGTGATGCTGCGCTGGTGGAAAGCATTCGTAACGACCGGATGCCGGACAGTCCGCTGAAAGGCTCGGCGAATATCCTGGTAATGCCGAATATGGAAGCGGCACGTATTAGTTACAACCTACTTCGCGTCTCCAGCTCCGAAGGCGTCACCGTAGGTCCGGTGTTAATGGGCGTGGCGAAGCCGGTGCATATTCTGACACCTATTGCCTCAGTACGCCGAATTGTGAATATGGTCGCACTGGCGGTTGTCGAAGCGCAAACTCAACCGCTGTAATATTCGTTTAATTAATTCAGGCGCGGGAAATCTTCCCGCGCTTTTTTATTTTTGTTCATAAGTGATCTATCTCACCTTTTAAATCAGCTTGCCGAATTTTGTTATTTACTCCAGCAAAAACTTGTCACGATTAGCTCAAGTTTTAGCGGAGCGGTGAGCCATGGATAAAGAACGCATCATTCAGGAATTTGTACCCGGCAAGCAGGTTACGCTGGCGCATCTGATTGCGCACCCCGGTGCAGAGCTGGCGAAAAAGATCGGCGTTCCCGAATCCGGCGCTATCGGCATTATGACCCTGACCCCAGGGGAAACCGCGATGATCGCCGGGGATTTAGCGATGAAGGCCGCCGATGTGCATATCGGTTTTCTCGACAGATTTAGCGGCGCGCTGGTTATCTATGGTTCGGTCGGCGCGGTAGAAGAGGCGCTACTGCAAACGGTTAGCGGACTGGGCAGATTATTAAATTATACCCTCTGCGAGTTAACAAAAAGCTAATTAGAGGCGGCGATGAAACGTATTGCATTTGTCGGTACGGTGGGCGCGGGAAAAACAACGCTATTTAACGCGTTGCAGGGGAATTATTCCCTCGCCAGGAAAACGCAGGCCGTGGAATTTAATGAAAGTGGCGATATCGACACGCCTGGGGAATATTTCAGTCATCCGCGCTGGTATCACGCGTTAATTACCACGCTACAGGATGTGGATACGCTGATTTATGTCCATGCAGCCAATGACAAAGAGAGTCGCTTACCTGCCGGGCTGTTGGATATCGGCACCAGTAAACGACAAATCGCCGCAATCAGCAAAACGGATATGCCGGATGCCGACGTTGCCGCAACGCGACGGTTACTTCACGCAATGGGGTTTCAGGAGCCGATTTTTGAACTCAATGGTCACGACCCGCAAAGCGTACAGCACCTGGTGGATTATCTGACAGAGCTCAGCCAAAAGGAGGAAGGGGCAGGTGAAGAAACTCATCACAGCTAACGATATTCGTGCGGCCCACGCACGCGGTGAACAGAAGATATCGATTGTTCTGCGCGCCAGCATCATCACCCCGGAGGCCCGCGAAGTTGCGGATCTGCTGGGCGTCGCCATTACCGAATGCGATGAATCCACACCTGCGGTGGCGGCACCGGTAGCAGAGGAGAAAACGGAAAGTCAGCGCATTCGTGAAACCATCATCGCGCAGCTGCCGGAAGGACAGTTTACCGAAAGTCTGGTCGCGCAGTTGATGGACAAGGTGATGAAGGAGAAACAGTCGCTGGCGCAGGGCGATATGCAGCCCAGCTTTAAATCGGTCACTGGCAAAGGTGGCGTAAAAGTCATTGACGGCAGCAGCGTCAAGTTTGGCCGCTTCGACGGTGCCGAACCGCACTGCGTCGGCTTAACGGACTTAGTCACCGACCAGGACGGCAGCAGTATGGCCGCCGGGTTTATGCAGTGGGAAAACGCTTTTTTCCCGTGGACGCTGAATTACGACGAGGTTGATATAGTGCTGGAGGGCGAACTGCACGTGCGCCATGAAGGCGAAACCATGATTGCCAAAGCCGGTGACGTGATGTTTATCCCGAAAGGTTCGAGCATCGAGTTCGGCACTCCGTCGAGCGTGCGCTTCCTGTACGTTGCCTGGCCTGCGAACTGGCAATCGCTATGAAAGATTTCATCACCGAAGCCTGGCTCAGAGCAAACCACACGCTCAGCGAAGGAGCAGAGATTCATCTGCCCGCCGATGCTCGCCTGACGCCATCAGCTCGGGAACTGCTGGAAAGCCGCCGTCTGCGCATTAAGTTTATCGACGAACAGGGAAGCCTGTTTGTTGATGATGATCAGCAGCAGCCGCAGCCGGTACATGGCTTAACCAGCAGCGAAACGCACCCGCAGGCGTGCTGCGAGCTGTGTCGCCAGCCGGTGGTGAAAAAGCCCGACACGCTGACCCATCTGACGGCAGACAAGATGGTCGCCAAAAGCGACCCGCGTTTGGGCTTTCGCGCGGTGCTCGATAGCACTATCGCACTGGCGGTGTGGCTGCAAATCGAACTGGCGGAACCGTGGCAGCCGTGGCTGGCGGATATTCGCTCGCGTCTGGGCAACATTATGCGCGCCGACGCCATGGATGAACCGCTGGCGGCGCAGTCCATCGTCGGCTTGAACGAAGATGAGCTGCACCGGCTTTCCCATCAGCCGCTGCGCTATCTCGACCACGATCATCTGGTGCCGGAAGCCAGTCATGGCCGCGATGCTGCGCTGCTGAATCTGTTGCGTACCAAGGTGCGTGAGGCAGAAACGGTTGCCGCCCAGGTCTTTATTAGCCGCAGTTTTGAGGTATTGCGCCCGGACATTCTGCAGGCGCTAAACCGCCTCTCCAGTACCGTCTACGTGATGATGATTCTGTGCGTCACGAAGCATTCGCTCACCGTTAGCCAAATACAACAACGCCTGGGAGGGGAGCAATGATTATTGAACGCGCTCGCCAACTTGCATTGCATTCACCCGCTCGGGTGGTCTTTCCGGACGCGCTGGATGTTCGCGTGCTGAAGGCCGCGCACTACCTGCAACAGCAGGGGCTGGCAAGGCCGATTCTGGTCGCCAGTCCGTTTGCTCTGCGCCAGTTTGCGCTCAGCCACCGCGTGCCGATGGACGGTATTCAGGTCATCGACCCGCATAGCAATCTGTCGATGCGCGAAGCGTTTGCCGAGCGCTGGCTGGCCCGTGCCGGAGAGAAAACGCCGCCGGATGCGCTGGAAAAACTCAATGACCCGCTGATGTTCGCCGCCGCCATGGTGAGCGCCGGTAAGGCTGATGTGTGTATTGCTGGCAACCTCTCATCTACGGCGAACGTGCTGCGTGCCGGATTGCGGATTATTGGCCTGCTGCCGGGTTGCAAAACGCTGTCGTCGATTTTCCTGATGTTGCCGCAGTACATCGGACCGGCATTAGGCTTCGCCGATTGCAGCGTGGTGCCGCAACCGACGGCGGCGCAACTGGCGGATATCGCTATCGCCAGCGCCGACACCTGGCGAGTCATTACCGGCGAGGAGCCGCGCGTCGCGATGCTGTCTTTCTCAAGCAACGGCAGCGCCCGCCACCCCAATGTTGCCAACGTACAGCAGGCGACCGAGATCGTCCGCCAGCGTGCGCCGCAGCTGATGGTGGACGGCGAACTGCAGTTTGATGCCGCTTTCGTGCCGGATGTCGCCGCGCAGAAAGCGCCCGCCAGCCCGCTTGAAGGCAATGCGAACGTGATGGTCTTCCCATCGCTGGAGGCGGGCAATATTGGCTACAAAATCGCCCAGCGGCTGGGCGGCTATCGCGCCGTTGGACCGCTCATTCAGGGGCTTGCCGCGCCGCTTCACGATCTCTCCCGAGGTTGTAGCGTGCAGGAAATTATCGAACTGGCGTTAGTGGCAGCCGTGCCGCGCCAGACTGACGCGAATCGGGTAAACGACTCGCAAACACTCGTTGTATAGGTCCCGTTCTGGACCCCCTTTGATTAAGAGGAAAACACAATGGAAGCATTAGGAATGATTGAAACCCGGGGCCTGGTTGCGCTGATTGAGGCTTCTGACGCAATGGTTAAAGCCGCACGCGTGAAGCTGGTTGGCGTGAAGCAGATCGGTGGCGGCCTGTGTACTGCCATGGTGCGTGGCGATGTGGCGGCGTGTAAAGCCGCGACGGATGCCGGTGCCGCAGCGGCGCAGCGCATTGGCGAGCTGGTCTCGGTACACGTTATTCCGCGTCCGCATGGCGATCTGGAAGAAGTGTTTCCGATCAGCTTTAAAGGCGACAGCAGCAACCTGTAACCGCTCTCTGTGACGTCACCTGCTGGCGTCACGTTCTCCCTTTTGCAAATGGCTCTCTACGGAGGGCAGGGAACTGCTTTACCTGAAATAAGCCACGGAGGCGGATATGAAACTGGCAATCGTCACAGGACAAATTGTTTGTACCGTCCGCCATCAGGGACTGGCGCACGACAAATTGCTGATGGTGGAAATGATTGATGCCCAGGGTAATCCCGACGGGCAGAGCGCCGTCGCTATCGACAATATTGGCGCGGGGCCCGGTGAGTGGGTGCTGTTGGTTAGCGGTAGCTCAGCCCGCCAGGCGCATGCGCGTGAATCCTCTCCCGTCGACCTGTGCGTGATTGGCATCGTCGATGAAGCGGTGGCTGGTGGTCAGGTGATCTTTCACAAATAGGGCATAAGAAAATGAATCAACAGGATATTGAACAGGTCATCAAAGCGGTACTGCTGAAGATGAAAGACAGCAGTCAGCCTGCTGGCGCCGTTCATGAAATGGGCGTCTTTGCCTCCCTGGATGACGCCGTTGCGGCAGCGAAAGTCGCCCAACAGGGGCTGAAGAGCGTGGCGATGCGCCAGCTTGCCATTCATGCCATTCGTGAAGCGGGCGAAAAATACGCCCAGGAATTAGCGGAACTTGCCGTGACTGAAACCGGCATGGGACGCGTCGACGATAAATTTGCCAAAAACGTCGCTCAGGCGCGCGGTACGCCGGGCGTGGAGTGTCTCTCCCCGCAGGTGTTGACTGGAGATAATGGCCTGACGCTGATTGAAAATGCGCCGTGGGGCGTAGTGGCTTCGGTAACGCCGTCCACCAACCCGGCCGCGACCGTCATTAACAACGCCATCAGCCTGATTGCCGCTGGCAACAGCGTAGTCTTTGCGCCGCATCCGGCAGCGAAAGGCGTTTCTCAGCGTGCGATCGGGCTGCTTAATCAGGCGGTGGTTGCGGCGGGCGGCCCGGCAAACCTGCTGGTCACCGTGGCGAACCCGGATATCGAAACCGCCCAGCGCCTGTTTAAGTACCCCGGAATCGGACTGCTGGTGGTAACCGGCGGCGAAGCGGTGGTGGAATCCGCGCGCAAGCATACCAATAAACGTCTGATTGCCGCCGGTGCCGGTAACCCGCCGGTAGTCGTTGACGAGACTGCCGACCTGGCGCGCGCCGCGCAGTCCATCGTCAAAGGTGCGTCGTTTGATAACAACATCATCTGCGCCGACGAGAAGGTGCTGATTGTGGTTGATAGCGTCGCCGATGAGCTGATGCACCTGATGGAAGGCCAACATGCGGTGAAACTGACCCACGCTCAGGCCGAGCAGCTCCAGCCGGTGCTGCTGAAAAATGTCGATGAGCGCGGCAAAGGCACCGTCAGTCGTGATTGGGTCGGGCGCGATGCGGGCAAGATTGCCGCAGCCATCGGTCTGAACGTCCCGGAGCAAACGCGCCTGCTGTTCGTTGAAACCTCAGCCAGCCATCCGTTCGCGGTGACCGAACTGATGATGCCGGTGCTTCCTGTCGTACGAGTTGCCAACGTCGAAGAGGCCATCGCTCTGGCGGTCCAGCTTGAAGGCGGCTGCCATCACACGGCGGCGATGCACTCGCGCAATATCGACAACATGAACCGGATGGCTAACGCCATCGACACCAGCATTTTCGTCAAAAACGGACCGTGCATTGCCGGGCTTGGATTGGGCGGTGAAGGCTGGACCACCATGACCATTACCACGCCGACCGGGGAAGGGGTGACCAGTGCGCGCACCTTTGTTCGCTTGCGGCGCTGTGTGCTGGTGGATGCGTTCCGCATCGTATAAGGAGTGAAAGAGATGGCGCACGACGAACAGCTGTGGCTCACCCCCAGACTGCAAAAAGCGGCTGCCCTGTGTAATCAGACGCCTGCCGCCAGTGAATCACCGCTGTGGCTGGGCGTGGATTTAGGCACCTGCGACGTGGTGTCGATGGTTATCGACAGTGAAGGGCAGCCGGTGGCGGTGTGCCTGGACTGGGCTGACGTCGTGCGTGACGGCATCGTCTGGGATTTCTTCGGTGCCGTCACCATCGTGCGCCGCCATCTCGACACCCTCGAACAGCAGCTTGGTTGCCGTTTTACCCACGCGGCGACCTCGTTTCCGCCGGGCACCGATCCGCGTATTTCGATCAATGTGCTGGAGTCCGCCGGGCTGGAAGTCAGCCATGTGCTGGATGAACCGACCGCGGTGGCGGATCTGCTGCAGCTGGATAACGCGGGCGTGGTGGATATCGGCGGTGGTACCACCGGCATCGCTATCGTCAAACGGGGCGAGGTGACGTACTCCGCCGACGAAGCCACTGGTGGTCATCACATCTCCCTGACGCTTGCCGGAAATCGCCGTATTCAACTGGAAGAAGCGGAGCAGTACAAGCGCAGCAACGCCCAGGAGATCTGGCCGGTGGTGAAGCCGGTATACGAAAAGATGGCCGAGATTGTTGCTCACCATATTGAAGGGCAGGGAATTGCTGATTTATGGCTGGCGGGCGGCTCCTGTATGCAGCCGGGCGTGGATGCGCTGTTTCGCAAGCGCTTCCCGGAATTGCAGGTGCATTTGCCCCAGCACAGCCTGTTTATGACCCCGCTGGCAATTGCCAACAGCGGGAGAGAGAAAGCGGAGGGAATCTATGCAAGCTGAATTGCAGACGGCGCTCTTTCAGGCATTCGATACCCTGAATCTGCAACGCGTAAAAACCTTTAGTGTACCGCCGGTCACGCTGTGCGGCCTCGGCGCGCTCAGCACCTGCGGGCAGGAAGCGCAAACTCGCGGTTTGAGCCATCTGTTCGTGATGGTTGATAGTTTTTTGCATCAAGCGGGAATGACCGCCGGGCTTGAACGCAGCCTGGCGATGAAGGGCGTGGCGATGACCGTCTGGCCGTGCCCGCCGGGTGAGCCGTGCATTACCGACGTCTGCGCGGCGGTGGCTCAACTACGCGAATCACAGTGCGACGGCGTGGTGGCCTTTGGCGGCGGTTCAGTGCTGGATGCGGCAAAAGCGGTCGCGCTGCTGGTCACCAACCCTGAGCAGACGCTGAGCGCCATGACCGAAACCAGCGCATTGCGCCCGCGTTTGGCGCTGATTGCGGTGCCGACAACGGCCGGAACCGGCTCCGAAACCACCAACGTGACGGTGATTATCGATGCGGTCAGCGGGCGTAAGCAGGTGCTGGCGCATGCTTCTCTGATGCCGGACGTGGCGATTCTTGACGCTGCGCTGACTGAAGGTGTTCCTCCTCACGTGACGGCGATGACCGGTATCGATGCTCTGACTCATGCCATAGAAGCTTACAGCGCGCTCAATGCGACACCGTTCACCGACAGCCTGGCAATTGGTGCGATTGCGATGATTGCTCAGTCGCTGCCGAAAGCGGTGGGCTACGGCCACGACCTCGCTGCGCGCGAAAGCATGTTGCTTGCCTCGTGCATGGCCGGGATGGCTTTTTCCAGCGCCGGTCTGGGCTTATGTCACGCGATGGCGCACCAGCCGGGTGCGGCGCTGCACATTCCGCACGGCCAGGCTAACGCCATGCTGCTGCCGACGGTGATGGGATTTAACCGCATGGTGTGCCGCGAACGCTTTAGCCATATCGGCCGGGCGCTAACCGGCAAGAAAACCGATGACCACGACGCAATTGCCAAAGTGTGCGAGCTGATTGCTGAAGTGGGCCTGACCAAACGGCTTTCGGATGCCGGAGCGTTACCTGAACACTTCAGTGGATGGGCGCAGGCGGCGCTGGGGGATATTTGTTTGCGTACTAACCCGCGGACCGCCAACCAGGAGCAGATTATCCAGCTGTATACGGCGGCACAATGATGCGATTTCCCGGAGTACAGGATTGCGGTGACCCTGTAGCCCGGTCAGCGAAGCGCCACCGGGAATGATGCGGGCTGGCGGGTTATCCCGGAGGCGGCGCGTAGCGCCTGTCCGGGCTACAACACCGGCACATCACTCAAGAGTTCCAGGTGTTCACAGTATCTACAAATCATAAATGACAGGGAGTAAGGGCTATGGGAATTAACGAAATCATCATGTACATCATGATGTTCTTTATGCTGATTGCCGCCGTGGACAGGATCCTGTCGCAGTTCGGCGGCTCGGCGCGCTTCCTCGGTAAGATAGGTAAAAGTATCGAGGGATCCGGCAGTCAGTTCGAAGAAGGCTTTATGGCGATGGGCGCGCTGGGCCTGGCGATGGTCGGTATGACCGCGCTGGCTCCGGTACTGGCGCATCTGCTCGGGCCGGTGATTATTCCGCTGTATGAAATGCTCGGTGCAAACCCATCGATGTTCGCCGGGACGCTGCTGGCCTGCGATATGGGTGGCTTCTTCCTCGCCAAAGAGCTGGCAGGCGGCGACATTGCAGCATGGATGTACTCCGGCCTGATTCTGGGTTCCATGATGGGGCCAACCATTGTGTTCTCCATACCGGTCGCGCTCGGCATTATCGAGCCTTCCGATCGTCGTTATCTGGCGCTCGGCGTACTGGCCGGGATTGTCACCATTCCGATCGGCTGTATTGCGGGTGGCTTGATTGCGATGTACTCCGGTGTTGAGGTTAATGGCCAGCCGGTGGAGTTCACCTTCGCGCTGATCCTGATGAACATGATCCCGGTACTAATTGTCGCTGCGCTGGTGGCGCTGGGGCTGAAGTTTATCCCGGAAAAAATGATCAACGGCTTCCAGATCTTTGCCAAGTTCCTCGTGGCGCTGATCACCATCGGACTTGCCGCTGCGGTGATCAAATTCCTGCTTGGCTGGGATCTGATCCCCGGTCTTGACCCTATCTTTATGGCGGCCGACGACAAGCCCGGCGAAGTGATGCGCGCCATTGAAGTTATCGGATCCATCTCCTGCGTACTGCTCGGTGCCTATCCGATGGTATTGCTGCTGACCCGCTGGTTTGAAAAACCGCTGATGCGCGTCGGCAATCTGCTGAAAGTTAACAATATCGCTGCTGCTGGTATGGTCGCGACGCTGGCCAACAACATCCCGATGTTCGGCATGATGAAGCAGATGGATACTCGCGGCAAAGTCATCAACTGCGCGTTTTCGGTCTCCGCTGCTTTTGCGCTGGGTGACCACTTAGGCTTCGCCGCCGCCAATATGAACGCCATGATCTTCCCGATGATTGTCGGCAAGCTGATCGGCGGTGTGACGGCGATTGGCGTGGCGATGATGCTGGTACCGAAAGATGAAAACGTTTCTGCACCAGCAGAAACCGAAGTGGAGGCGCAATCGTGAATACACGCCAGCTGCTGAGCGTCGGTATCGATATCGGCACCACCACCACCCAGGTGATCTTTTCGCGCCTTGAGCTGGTGAACCGTGCGGCAGTGTCGCAGGTGCCGCGCTACGAATTCATCAAACGCGAAATTAGCTGGCAAAGCCCGGTCTTCTTTACCCCTGTCGATAAGCAGGGCGGTCTGAAGGAAGCTGAACTTAAGGCGCTGATTCTGGCCCAGTATCAGGCCGCAGGTATTGCCCCCGAATCGGTGGACTCCGGGGCAATCATCATCACCGGGGAAAGCGCGAAAACCCGCAATGCTCGTCCGGCAGTGATGGCGCTGTCGCAGTCGCTGGGGGACTTTGTGGTTGCCAGCGCCGGTCCGCATCTGGAGTCGGTGATTGCCGGTCACGGCGCCGGGGCGCAAACCCTGTCAGAACAGCGCCTGTGTCGGGTGCTGAACATCGACATCGGTGGTGGTACCTCGAATTACGCCCTGTTTGATGCCGGAAAAGTCAGCGGCACCGCCTGCCTGAACGTTGGTGGCCGTCTGCTGGAGACCGATGGGCAAGGGCGCGTGGTTCATGCCCATCAGCCGGGACAGAGGATTGTCGATGAGGTTTTCGGTGCTGGCACCGATGCCCGTTCGCTTAACGCTACCCAGCTGATTCAGGTGGCGCGACGGATGGCGACGCTTATCGTCGAGGTTATCGACGGCATGCTCTCTCCACTGGCGCAAAAGCTGATGCAAACCGGATTGCTGCCCGCCGATAAGAAGCCAGATGTGATTACCCTTTCCGGCGGAGTGGGCGAGTGCTATCGCAACCAGCCCGCCGATCCGTTCTGTTTTTCTGATATTGGGCCGCTGTTGGCGACGGCGCTGCATGAGCATCCGCGACTGCGCGAAATGAACGTGCAGTTTCCAGCGCAAACCGTGCGCGCCACGGTGATTGGCGCGGGAGCGCACACGCTGTCGCTCTCCGGGAGCACCATCTGGCTGGACGATGTCGCTTTGCCGATTCGTAACCTGCCGGTGGCGATCCCGCTTGAGTCTGCTGACCTCGTGACGGCCTGGCAGCAGGCGCTGGTACAGCTCGATCTGGATCCTCAAACCGATGCTTACGTGCTGGCGCTTCCCGCATCGCTTCCGGTGCGCTACGCCGCATTACTTACGGTTATTGACGCGCTTGTCGCCTTTATCGCGCGTTTTCCCAATCCGCATCCCCTGCTGGTGGTAGCCGAGCAGGATTTTGGCAAGGCGCTGGGCATGCTGCTGCGCCCGCAGTTACAACAACTCCCGCTGGCGGTCATCGATGAGGTGAGCGTCCGGGCGGGGGACTATATCGACATTGGTACGCCTCTTTTTGGCGGATCGGTTGTGCCGGTGACGGTGAAATCACTCGCATTTCCTTCCTGAGGGAACGACTTATGAAACTAAAGACCACATTGTTCGGCAATGTTTATCAGTTTAAGGATGTAAAAGAGGTGCTGGCTAAAGCCAACGAACTGCGTTCGGGGGATGTGCTGGCGGGCGTGGCGGCGGAGAGTTCTCAGCAGCGCGTAGCGGCGAAGCAGGTGCTGTCCGATATGACAGTTGCCGATATTCGTAATAACCCGGTGATCCCTTACGAGGAGGATTGCGTAACGCGTCTGATTCAGGACGACGTCAACGAAACCGCCTATAACCGTATTAAAAACTGGACCATCAGCGACCTGCGCGAATACGTGCTGAAC is part of the Klebsiella huaxiensis genome and encodes:
- the eutJ gene encoding ethanolamine utilization protein EutJ; this translates as MAHDEQLWLTPRLQKAAALCNQTPAASESPLWLGVDLGTCDVVSMVIDSEGQPVAVCLDWADVVRDGIVWDFFGAVTIVRRHLDTLEQQLGCRFTHAATSFPPGTDPRISINVLESAGLEVSHVLDEPTAVADLLQLDNAGVVDIGGGTTGIAIVKRGEVTYSADEATGGHHISLTLAGNRRIQLEEAEQYKRSNAQEIWPVVKPVYEKMAEIVAHHIEGQGIADLWLAGGSCMQPGVDALFRKRFPELQVHLPQHSLFMTPLAIANSGREKAEGIYAS
- the eutG gene encoding ethanolamine utilization ethanol dehydrogenase EutG; this translates as MQAELQTALFQAFDTLNLQRVKTFSVPPVTLCGLGALSTCGQEAQTRGLSHLFVMVDSFLHQAGMTAGLERSLAMKGVAMTVWPCPPGEPCITDVCAAVAQLRESQCDGVVAFGGGSVLDAAKAVALLVTNPEQTLSAMTETSALRPRLALIAVPTTAGTGSETTNVTVIIDAVSGRKQVLAHASLMPDVAILDAALTEGVPPHVTAMTGIDALTHAIEAYSALNATPFTDSLAIGAIAMIAQSLPKAVGYGHDLAARESMLLASCMAGMAFSSAGLGLCHAMAHQPGAALHIPHGQANAMLLPTVMGFNRMVCRERFSHIGRALTGKKTDDHDAIAKVCELIAEVGLTKRLSDAGALPEHFSGWAQAALGDICLRTNPRTANQEQIIQLYTAAQ
- the eutN gene encoding ethanolamine utilization microcompartment protein EutN → MKLAIVTGQIVCTVRHQGLAHDKLLMVEMIDAQGNPDGQSAVAIDNIGAGPGEWVLLVSGSSARQAHARESSPVDLCVIGIVDEAVAGGQVIFHK
- the eutM gene encoding ethanolamine utilization microcompartment protein EutM; amino-acid sequence: MEALGMIETRGLVALIEASDAMVKAARVKLVGVKQIGGGLCTAMVRGDVAACKAATDAGAAAAQRIGELVSVHVIPRPHGDLEEVFPISFKGDSSNL
- a CDS encoding aldehyde dehydrogenase family protein encodes the protein MNQQDIEQVIKAVLLKMKDSSQPAGAVHEMGVFASLDDAVAAAKVAQQGLKSVAMRQLAIHAIREAGEKYAQELAELAVTETGMGRVDDKFAKNVAQARGTPGVECLSPQVLTGDNGLTLIENAPWGVVASVTPSTNPAATVINNAISLIAAGNSVVFAPHPAAKGVSQRAIGLLNQAVVAAGGPANLLVTVANPDIETAQRLFKYPGIGLLVVTGGEAVVESARKHTNKRLIAAGAGNPPVVVDETADLARAAQSIVKGASFDNNIICADEKVLIVVDSVADELMHLMEGQHAVKLTHAQAEQLQPVLLKNVDERGKGTVSRDWVGRDAGKIAAAIGLNVPEQTRLLFVETSASHPFAVTELMMPVLPVVRVANVEEAIALAVQLEGGCHHTAAMHSRNIDNMNRMANAIDTSIFVKNGPCIAGLGLGGEGWTTMTITTPTGEGVTSARTFVRLRRCVLVDAFRIV
- the eutH gene encoding ethanolamine utilization protein EutH, encoding MGINEIIMYIMMFFMLIAAVDRILSQFGGSARFLGKIGKSIEGSGSQFEEGFMAMGALGLAMVGMTALAPVLAHLLGPVIIPLYEMLGANPSMFAGTLLACDMGGFFLAKELAGGDIAAWMYSGLILGSMMGPTIVFSIPVALGIIEPSDRRYLALGVLAGIVTIPIGCIAGGLIAMYSGVEVNGQPVEFTFALILMNMIPVLIVAALVALGLKFIPEKMINGFQIFAKFLVALITIGLAAAVIKFLLGWDLIPGLDPIFMAADDKPGEVMRAIEVIGSISCVLLGAYPMVLLLTRWFEKPLMRVGNLLKVNNIAAAGMVATLANNIPMFGMMKQMDTRGKVINCAFSVSAAFALGDHLGFAAANMNAMIFPMIVGKLIGGVTAIGVAMMLVPKDENVSAPAETEVEAQS